From a region of the Halanaerobium hydrogeniformans genome:
- the ylxM gene encoding YlxM family DNA-binding protein, whose amino-acid sequence MLKKTIKMTLLFDFYGSLLTEKQQQINKSYFYNDLSLAEIADNIGISRQGVYDHLKRSEKSLKEYEAKLGLVKKYRELRKNIKELESLLLKRDLLASDGNDEVSKKLESIKSIL is encoded by the coding sequence ATGCTTAAAAAAACAATAAAGATGACATTGCTCTTTGACTTTTACGGTTCACTTTTGACCGAAAAACAGCAGCAGATAAATAAAAGTTATTTTTATAATGATCTTTCTCTGGCCGAAATCGCCGATAATATAGGCATCAGCAGACAGGGAGTTTATGATCATTTAAAAAGAAGTGAAAAGAGCTTAAAAGAATATGAGGCTAAATTAGGTCTTGTTAAAAAATATAGAGAACTTAGAAAAAACATTAAAGAATTAGAGTCTTTATTATTGAAAAGAGATCTGCTTGCTTCTGATGGAAATGATGAAGTGAGTAAAAAACTAGAGTCTATTAAATCTATCCTCTAG